The Apium graveolens cultivar Ventura chromosome 6, ASM990537v1, whole genome shotgun sequence genome contains a region encoding:
- the LOC141666861 gene encoding two-component response regulator-like PRR73, which yields MVSTQIVGGSDREYGASAAPEKHQLQGSVIQWEDFLPKRSLKVMLVEDDDSTRHVVSALLRNCSYEVIAVANGLQAWKILEDMTNHIDIILTEVSMPILSGIGLLCKIMNHKTFKNVPVIMMSSHDSMGLVFRCLSKGAVDFLVKPIRKNELKNLWQHVWRRCHSSSGSRSGSGTQTKTCAQSKNNAEYGNHMESSEESKNRDIALSSQDGSDDGSGTQGSWTKRVADVDSPKQVSLQDQHQSTDTPDSTCAQVIYTKPEDRSNCIEKNTETKGFKEQDKGLDLELCISKFPDTHHGQHGLCSSHANSDRQDKVSMLDRRVHCTKDGKLDHVENLITLLANDGNKSIESQTIKPPTDMSNVSRNKIAASSGSIELPSLDFCLKEQSAENVKTATLDGTNILRHSDLSAFSKYNCASSDSQAPTGKVGSCSPPDNSSYALKTGMMPNSQSVSAFKCFQASAAQQVEHTCLPPLQSTKGTTPGKEEAHAKDSDQQFVQHHHHHYHHYHHHVQGLHPQSKEDHEDHLMMNLMVDASRCGSSNMLDGHVGGNATFQNLVGSDNNRGSSGRDGSSNESNVGVTNLERDNGEKVNNGVNSINQGANEDGANKDCSSQREAALKKFRQKRKERCFEKKVRYHSRKKLAEQRPRIRGQFVRTESDDKAGIEKQDNLWLKDGFSNSIQ from the exons ATGGTTTCAACACAAATAGTTGGTGGATCTGATAGGGAATACGGTGCTTCTGCTGCACCAGAGAAACATCAACTTCAAGGATCAGTGATACAATGGGAAGATTTTCTTCCTAAAAGATCCCTGAAGGTCATGCTCGTCGAAGATGATGATTCAACACGTCATGTTGTTAGTGCTTTGTTACGAAATTGCAGCTATGAAG TTATTGCTGTTGCAAATGGTCTTCAAGCGTGGAAGATTTTGGAAGATATGACTAATCATATTGATATCATCTTAACTGAGGTTTCCATGCCTATTCTATCTGGAATTGGTCTTTTATGCAAGATAATGAACCACAAAACTTTCAAGAATGTTCCCGTGATTA TGATGTCATCCCATGATTCGATGGGGTTAGTATTTAGGTGTCTTTCCAAGGGTGCTGTCGATTTTCTTGTGAAACCTATTCGAAAAAATGAACTAAAAAATCTTTGGCAGCACGTTTGGAGGAGATGCCATAGT TCCAGTGGTAGTAGGAGCGGAAGTGGCACTCAGACTAAAACATGTGCACAGTCAAAAAACAATGCTGAGTATGGAAACCATATGGAGAGTAGTGAGGAATCTAAAAATCGTGACATTGCTTTGAGTAGTCAGGATGGAAGTGACGATGGAAGTGGTACTCAG GGTTCTTGGACAAAAAGAGTTGCTGACGTTGATAGCCCAAAACAAGTGTCACTTCAGGATCAGCACCAATCAACTGATACTCCTGATAGCACTTGCGCCCAGGTGATTTACACAAAGCCTGAAGATCGTAGCAATTGTATTGAAAAAAATACTGAAACCAAGGGATTCAAAGAACAAGACAAAGGACTAG ACTTGGAATTGTGCATATCTAAATTTCCAGATACACATCATGGGCAACATGGTTTATGTTCGAGCCATGCAAATTCTGACAGGCAGGATAAAGTGTCAATGCTAGACAGACGTGTACACTGTACTAAAGACGGAAAATTGGATCATGTGGAAAATTTAATCACTTTATTAGCCAATGATGGGAACAAATCAATAGAGAGTCAAACTATTAAACCCCCGACTGACATGTCTAATGTCTCGCGAAACAAGATTGCTGCTAGCTCTGGCTCTATAGAATTACCGTCACTTGATTTTTGTTTGAAAGAGCAAAGTGCAGAAAATGTCAAAACAGCCACACTTGATGGAACAAATATTTTGAGACATTCAGACCTGTCTGCATTCTCAAA ATACAACTGTGCTTCTTCTGATTCTCAG GCTCCGACAGGTAAAGTTGGTAGTTGTTCTCCCCCAGATAACAGCTCATATGCTTTGAAGACAGGAATGATGCCCAACTCCCAGTCTGTCTCAGCATTTAAATGCTTTCAGGCTTCAGCAGCTCAACAGGTAGAGCATACTTGTCTTCCTCCTCTGCAGAGCACAAAAGGCACGACACCTGGCAAAGAAGAGGCACATGCAAAAGACTCAGATCAGCAGTTTGTCCAGCACCATCATCACCACTACCATCATTATCATCACCATGTCCAGGGACTGCACCCTCAGTCCAAGGAGGACCATGAAGATCACTTAATGATGAACCTGATGGTAGATGCTTCTCGATGTGGATCCTCAAATATGCTTGACGGACATGTTGGAGGTAATGCTACATTCCAGAATTTGGTTGGCAGCGACAATAATCGTGGGAGTAGTGGCCGGGATGGTAGTAGCAATGAATCAAATGTTGGAGTAACAAATCTGGAAAGAGATAATGGTGAAAAGGTAAACAATGGAGTAAATTCAATAAATCAAGGAGCTAATGAGGACGGGGCTAATAAAGACTGTTCATCTCAAAGAGAGGCTGCACTCAAAAAATTTCGCCAGAAACGGAAGGAAAGATGCTTTGAAAAGAAG GTGCGGTATCATAGTAGGAAGAAGTTGGCTGAACAGAGGCCTCGCATAAGAGGACAGTTTGTGCGTACAGA gTCCGATGACAAAGCAGGGATAGAGAAGCAAGACAACCTTTGGCTGAAAGATGGATTTTCAAACAGTATACAATAA